A stretch of the Acyrthosiphon pisum isolate AL4f chromosome A2, pea_aphid_22Mar2018_4r6ur, whole genome shotgun sequence genome encodes the following:
- the LOC100165881 gene encoding inactive peptidyl-prolyl cis-trans isomerase FKBP6, giving the protein MAGDNDGIPESVIGILKTASEEILKKQDGYCFTVDNKPNDNVEETFSYNGPEVAEFINYDMLGEEGDNLESFNHLITDTNHKDLTGDRKVLKILLNSGIGQVVPENYVVLIHYIAYISNLQEPFDVTYLQGRRPKRFTLGNGELIPGLEIGIKTMTTGENARFIIKPELAYRELGCPPRIPPNATVLFDVHLVSFLSPESIITFDRENRDPDAFNKNIVQVQKLRLEGNEQFNLKNIEKAVFKYNRALELLHIVGCKNNNEEIEMMKYLNKIYTNLSVCYLKQCAFNKVCRMGIEALKYSERFSKYSAKLFFNWGKALRLLKDFTEAKKKLDIASKLEHQNETIAREIYKLQKDKEFHRNIESITLKDNNNADDNERLAPEFWEVFNTHLIEFYTGNDDVLTVMLNKNPDDIEVVKNKASVYDLQVHVITKAGVPTNCIAIKK; this is encoded by the exons ATGGCCGGCGACAATGACGGAATCCCAGAAAGTGTAATTGGCATACTCAAGACGGCGTCGGAAGAAATTCTGAAGAAACAGGACGGATACTGTTTTACGGTGGATAACAAACCCAACGACAACGTTGAAGAAACGTTTTCTTATAATGGCCCCGAGGTGGCtgagtttattaattatgatatgtTAGGAGAAGAAGGTGACAATCTAGAGTCTTTTAACCATCTCATTACTGATACAAACCACAAAGATCTTACTGGCGATCGCAaggtgttaaaaatattactgaatTCGG GAATTGGTCAAGTTGTACCAGAAAACTATGTGGTTTTGATACATTATATTGCTTATATATCAAACCTTCAAGAACCATTTGATGTAACATATCTTCAAGGCAGAAGACCTAAACGTTTTACATTGGGTAATGGTGAACTCATACCAGGATTAGAGATTGGTATAAAAACGATGACTACTGGTGAAAACGCAAGGTTTATAATAAAGCCAGAATTGGCGTACAGAGAATTGGGTTGCCCACCTCGCATACCCCCAAACGCAACTGTTCTGTTTGATGTCCATCTTGTTTCTTTTTTATCACCTGAAAGTATCATAACCTTTGATAGAGAAAACCGTGATCCTGatgcatttaataaaaatattgtacaagttCAAAAATTGCGTCTTGAAGGTAATGAACAATTTaaccttaaaaatatagaaaaagccgtatttaaatataatcggGCATTAGAACTACTGCATATAGTTGGATGCAAAAATAACAATGAAGAAATAGAAATgatgaaatatttgaataagaTCTACACAAATTTAAGCGTGtgctatttaaaacaatgtgCATTTAATAAAGTATGTCGTATGGGCATAGAGGCATTGAAATATTCAGAAAGATTTTCCAAATACtcagcaaaattatttttcaattggggAAAAGCATTACGCCTTTTAAAAGATTTTACAGAAGCGAAGAAAAAGCTTGATATCGCATCGAAACTTGAACATCAAAATGAAACAATAGCACGTgagatttataaattacaaaaagatAAAGAATTTCATCGTAATATTGAATCAATTACATTAAAAGATAACAACAATGCTGATGACAATGAACGTTTGGCTCCAGAATTTTGGGAAGTATTCAATACACATTTAATCGAGTTTTATACTGGTAATGATGATGTATTGACTGTTATGTTGAACAAAAACCCTGATGATATTGAGGTAGTTAAAAACAAGGCAAGTGTTTATGACCTCCAAGTTCACGTAATCACAAAAGCTGGTGTTCCAACAAATTGTATTGCGatcaaaaaataa